Proteins encoded within one genomic window of Rhododendron vialii isolate Sample 1 chromosome 1a, ASM3025357v1:
- the LOC131329433 gene encoding protein FAR-RED IMPAIRED RESPONSE 1-like, translating into MIFDTPNDAYLFYSRYAKENGFALAKRTNKKGRDGNLRNVTFQCSRGGKAKVKTANPVKPRPQTKIECLARFNFATCPDGKWRLNRVALEHNHEYSPGKSKFYKSNRVLDEHVKRKLILNDTAGIPLYKTYDSLQIQGGGEHDNLPYNQKDCQNYLSTERHKLLVEGDAEAMHSYFIKMKANNSDVFFAMDLDDEGRLRNVFWADARSRIARKEFGDAVTFDTTYLVNKYDMPFAPFVGVNHHGQSILLGCGLVSHEDTKSFLWLFKTWMTCMWGCAPKSIITDQCMAMKNAIEDVFPNTRHR; encoded by the coding sequence ATGATATTCGACACACCAAATGATGCCTATCTATTTTACTCAAGATATGCTAAAGAAAATGGGTTTGCTTTGGCtaaaagaactaacaagaagGGAAGAGATGGAAACTTGAGGAATGTTACTTTTCAATGTAGTCGCGGTGGAAAGGCAAAGGTCAAAACAGCCAATCCGGTCAAACCACggccacaaacaaaaattgagtgTCTGGCTCGCTTTAATTTTGCTACATGTCCGGATGGAAAGTGGAGGTTAAATCGGGTTGCTTTGGAGCATAATCATGAATATAGCCCGGGAAAGTCCAAGTTTTACAAAAGCAATAGGGTTCTTGATGAACATGTGAAAAGGAAGCTCATATTAAATGATACAGCTGGGATTCCGTTGTATAAGACTTATGACTCACTTCAGATTCAGGGGGGGGGGGAGCATGATAACCTTCCATATAATCAGAAGGATTGTCAAAATTATTTGAGTACGGAGCGACATAAATTACTTGTTGAAGGAGATGCTGAGGCGATGCATAGTTATTTCATAAAGATGAAAGCCAACAATTCTGACGTCTTTTTTGCCATGGATTTGGATGATGAGGGTCGATTGAGGAATGTATTCTGGGCTGATGCAAGGAGTAGGATAGCTCGCAAGGAGTTTGGTGATGCTGTGACATTTGACACAACATACTTGGTAAACAAGTATGATATGCCTTTTGCTCCATTTGTAGGCGTCAATCATCATGGTCAGTCGATATTATTGGGATGTGGACTCGTATCTCATGAAGACACCAAGTCATTCTTGTGGTTATTTAAGACTTGGATGACATGCATGTGGGGTTGTGCTCCCAAATCAATTATTACTGATCAATGTATGGCTATGAAGAATGCTATAGAAGACGTATTTCCTAACACCCGACACCGGTAG
- the LOC131329442 gene encoding uncharacterized protein LOC131329442 has translation MGLKKIRMNLGEKFALFLTVFPNKKRWIWGLPEMGLNADGVHRRGASPEMSGGTGFLNKSAPARSTLTTQRYPDQTRVSPVGTLPHEPTDTSPEKPQGRSVKFAQNKTLKSDFDFPPNQSVSPKPPKTNQTIRKTNEERERGGPVATPTTTGDSHHHRLSPPPATNPLRNCDTMGTDDKFHCQDSVKGLKDTSSQHEGAPKTTLLHGESSDPRMYLFLDIRGRL, from the exons ATGGGACTGAAGAAAATAAGGATGAATCTGGGTGAAAAGTTTGCTCTCTTCTTGACtgtttttccaaacaaaaagagaTGG ATATGGGGTTTGCCGGAGATGGGCCTCAACGCAGATGGGGTTCACCGGAGAGGGGCGTCGCCGGAGATgagtggtg GGACAGGCTTTCTCAACAAGTCAGCACCCGCACGTAGTACCCTTACAACTCAACGTTACCCGGACCAGACCCGAGTTAGTCCGGTTGGTACTCTCCCCCACGAGCCGACAG ATACCTCTCCTGAG aaacctcaggggaggtcagtgaaatttgcccaaaacaaaACCCTGAAATCTGATTTTGATTTTCCCCCAAATCAGTCTGTTTCCCCCAAACCCCCCAAAACCAACCAGACCATCAGGAAAACcaacgaagagagagaaagaggaggaccAGTAGCgacacccaccaccaccggtGACTCTCACCACCATCGTCTATcaccaccaccggcgaccaACCCTTTGCGAAATTGCGACACCATGGGCACCGATGACAAATTCCATTGCCAAG ACTCAGTCAAGGGACTGAAAGACACAAGTTCACAGCATGAAGGGGCACCAAAGACAACTCTGCTACATGGAGAAAGTTCTGACCCGAG AATGTatctttttttggatattcgAGGAAGACTTTGA